The bacterium genome window below encodes:
- a CDS encoding MerR family transcriptional regulator gives MKTSDDLPIYPIRTVASLSGVDARRLRSWEVEYQLLRPARTKGGHRLYSTRDLRLVQCIRRLVEEEGMSLQGVRAWLAAQPDLDEAHAAVTSRSRSPEPAAAVGPAGTGRRGE, from the coding sequence GTGAAGACGTCAGACGATCTGCCCATTTATCCCATTCGGACTGTGGCGTCCCTGTCTGGGGTGGACGCACGGCGCCTGCGGAGTTGGGAGGTGGAGTATCAACTCCTCCGGCCAGCCCGCACGAAGGGCGGGCACCGGCTGTACTCGACCCGGGACCTTCGTCTCGTCCAGTGCATTCGGCGTTTGGTGGAAGAGGAGGGCATGAGCCTGCAAGGCGTCCGGGCTTGGCTCGCCGCTCAGCCGGATCTGGACGAGGCGCACGCGGCGGTCACATCCCGCTCCCGCTCGCCCGAACCGGCGGCGGCAGTTGGCCCGGCCGGGACGGGGAGGCGGGGTGAATGA